From Onychostoma macrolepis isolate SWU-2019 chromosome 05, ASM1243209v1, whole genome shotgun sequence:
CTACTGCCGTCAGACACGCAGCTCTCCTCCACTTTAGGACCCTACAAGAGAGAGGAAAAGATCACAACCAGTGCCTTGATGGCATGCATCACTAAAAACAactaatattttagttaaatattaaattttttgatTGTTGTTGAATCATTTTCTaccttattttttgtttgtctttttaaattcatttattattttttctctttattatatatatatatatatatatatacacacacgtgtTATGTTATGTAACCAGTAACTgcttaagtaaataaaaagttgttCCACAAGATCAATTTACCGAGAAGCATCTAACTAAAGCAACCCATAAGAAAGCACTTGGCTACTTTGTCCAAAACAAGTGTGAACTCACATGCTCGCCCCTGCAAAGTGACgccttgttttttcttttcttctttttatttttgcccTTCGTGTTGTCTTCTGAGTTTGCCCAACACTCCACACAGCTGTCCACAGCATCCTCTTCCTTCTCCTCTAAGCAGCGGTGACTACATGAATATTCACCTGGAGATAACCACAAATAGGATCATTATCAAATGTCTATCAAAGCAATCTTCTATATATGATCCTGGCTGCACATAAAAATGGCAGGAGCGCTTGGCAAAACAGCaagctcaaatctgattggctggctgtACTCCGTTGTCTGAAATCAATATGacttaatacatttttagaataGACCTGGAGATTAACAGATATTcatgaacaaagaaattcatacaggtttggaactacttaagggtgagtaaatgacaatattatatatatatatatataggatgcaacgattatagattttgcTGGTACGATTATtgtctgaggaataatcacggttttATGATTATGAagattatgcatttattaatttccCAACATTACTAATGTATAAAATCACATGAACACTCTTTAGAtgttaaagtgttatttattgctagcttttgaaacagaaataacacagtaaccaacaatacagcacaaaataataataaacaaaagacaaacaaaagtcCATCTCTCCCATTAGAATGAAAAAAGGTGACCGCTGTTCTGAAAACATCCATCAGGGGTGCAAACTTGtcaggggtgaaaaaggtgacaaacTAAACACCTTTTTATATTACTAAAAGACGTTTGAGCGACAACTACGGTCTACAATCAACAAGGATTGTTGTTAAGATGTTACATGAACTTAGacagcacaaataaattaatgttcaccttttatttgtatttagccttcatacaaacaagaattgtgaaatcactgtcaaataaacatctcagactcaccttattaatattaatacatttaacttcaaactataggctaatatacactaccagtgaaaggtttttgaacagtaagattttagttttttttaaagaattctcttctgctcaccaagcctgcatttatttgatccaaaacacagcaaaaacagtaacattttgaaatatttaacatttaaaataactgttttctatttgaaaatattttaaaatgctagttattcctgtgatttctaagctgaatttttagcatcattattccagtcacatgatccttcagaaatcattttaatattctgatttgctgctcaaaaaaacatttattattatgtcgAAAACAGCAGAGTAGAATCTGATTCTCTGCCAGTAGGAGGCGCTTTGAGAGCGGCAGAActagcggtttccccggtaacggctgtaatcCAAGCAGCTCCGCTCATGAACGctactttatcagataaaatgaaaataacatcaaaactattctgaagacagtatgttcccttcagagatacattcatataaatcacccgctttttgaaacatgcagtgctcatgtttattcaacgaagtcaaacgccacaaataaatcaatgtatgggaaacactggtaatgTATATAGAAATATCggtttaaaaatcatatcaccgttattgaaaaaaaattatatcgtgatacatattgaattattgtccagccctagCTTAGCGCTGCCTCCACTTGAGCTGAGTGATACtaatattactgtacattaaacagTATGCTTTACTTGTAGGTCGAACAGTTCTCAAATCGACTTCATGTCAGAGTAATAGCTGATATGCGAGACAAATGAGGAGCATTTTGCAAAGGGTAGCGAACTAATGCAGCGATAACGTAACTTACAATCTTCATAGCTATTGCAACAGCAGCctcatgcaaaaaaacaaaaacaaacaaaaaaaacccagcaGCCTCACGCGGTAATCACCATTTATACTGGAACACCATAATTTACAGCAGATACAGATGCATTCCGTCCTGCTCTACAGTGAACTTAATTTAGCTAGCTACAAACAGGCTAAATCTAACCACCAACATAGCCCAATTACCTCAAAAATAAGTTGCTTGCCGTTAGCTTGTTCCTTCACATTTTACAGCCTCTGTAAATATGAACAGTTGCCTGCAGCGTCTAAAAGTTATGCTTCAGGAGTGagattggttggttggttgaggAAAGAACATTAaggtaagccaatcagaggcagagtAGTGCAGGGCCATTCCTTTGCCAACAGGGGGAAAAACGCTACAGGTTGACGTGTAATTTTTTTACCATCTTaccgcactatttcatctcATTCTGATCTGAAGCGGGCAGAATGCTGAGCTAACGAGCCGTAGCTTCGGGTCAGGTAGTTCTTGCCTTCACgttgtgcattaaaatcgttCAATGTACAGCTAGCCGTGCATGATCCCTTATCCATTATGATTTAGCAGTAGTTTTTTTACGGCAATATTTAAATGACACCCTGGTCATTCTTGGTGTACCGaaaatggtcccacactatcgacAGGCATTTTGCTGGTGGAAATAAAGCTTCGCTGTTTAGTCCTTCTGTCACTAATCTAATGCGTGTAGTAGCCTCcgtgtctctgataagcacgtcattttaagctggtgcaccgctagtgtaactttgttttcattttgcgCAATCTGCAACAGTTCCGTTccgtgcaacagaaacactcagTTTAGTggaacctttacaattaattaaccgtgacgttttaaagcgcggttaatcACTGCATCcctaatattatttatatatatatatatatatatatatatatatatatatatatatatatatatatatatatatatatatatatatatatatatatatatatatatatatatatatatatatatatatatatatatatatatgaagtttatttaatatgaaagaaatgtgttttaaataaattacggcacagggcttttttttttttttttttttactagggaatccattctaaaaatattaaatacaatttgtatgacagaattattatttaatttttataacagTTAGCAATTTTATTGAAAATACGGTAACATTGCTGTAGTGTTCACCTGGCCAGAACATTTGTTTTCTTAACAAGATATAAATGGATTATAATGGATAAGGTAATAAATAGGCAAggttttaaaatggtttaatctcaaatcaatatttcatatcCTCAACATTTTTTATGCAGTAATAATGTGTAATAAGTGATACGACTGTACATCATCCCTTAAATGTCCATCTTGAACTTGTTTGTTCATCTTGGCTCAAGGCCATTTGCTAGGAACATTCTTTCTTTGTGGAAGCTTTGAGTTTACTGAGCTAATAAAAGATTTCAcctcaaatcaatattttgtgtcCAGGCCAACCCatccttattaataataataatgaagacTCCTCTGCATTCACCACATTTATTTCCATACCCGTTTCTTCATGGTTGCACATGCCCTCGGTGCAGGCCACGTCTGAGCCCTCTCTGGATCCCGTCTCGCTGCCCTCCATACTGGAACAGTAGCCACAGTCACTGCCGTTACTGTGAGGCAAGAGTGCTAGaagaacaaacagacacaaactCACCAGTCAGGTGCATTCCGGTCTAACTTCTATGCATAATTccattattaaagaaaatgaaaagcTCTCTTTACCTTTCTTGGTTTTGGGGGAATGCAGGATGGAGGCAGCAGGGCAGGTGCAGGATGAACTCTCGCTGGTGATGATGACCTCCACACTGCCGACAGACTCCTCTCCACTGCCACACGATTTACAGCCGCCGTCCACAGACTCAGACGAACCCTTCACAAAGACAAAGAGGAAGTGAACGAGGGTGAAAGACAAACAGGAATTCAAGAAGAGTGTTGCGCAGCAAAAAACTACGTTTTTTAGCAGCTTGACAGAACAGTTTTCACAacaatgttgtttctttttgttgtatttactgtaaatatctCTTACATACAATACTGTTAGTCTAACTGAAAGCCACATTATTTATGCTATTTAAATTAGTAAATTTAAGtgaattttaattgaaattaatacttttattcagcaagtatgcattaaattagtcaaaagtgtcagtaaatacatttattatataacaaaagacttctatttcatataaatggtgttcttttgaacttccttttgaaagaacatacaaaaaaaatctgaagcAGTTTTCATCACtgatattaatcagaaatgtttcttgagcagcaaatcagcataatagattgatttctgtaggatcatgtgacactgaagactggagtaatgatgctgaaaattcagctagaataagttacattttaaaatatattcaaatagaaaacttgttttaaattgtacaaatttcacaatatattaggtgagcagaagagactcagGAACAGAGAGACATTAAATGAGTCATTACCTCCTCAAGACTTTTGTCTTTTTCCCCCTCCGCCTCTTGTTCAAAGCCACACTTGTTTTTGCGTCTGTTCTTGCGTTTTTGCCTCTTTTTCTCCTGTTTGAGTTCTTTGGCTCGCTCCTCTTCTGAGAGCTCCTCACAGAGCTGCTCCAGCCGGCTGATGCCCTGAACCCTCTCCACTGCCATCTGCACATCATTTAACAAATCAAGTGTGCACATTGTAATACACGACACTTTCCAGAAGTACAAAATAGGAATTAAGGGCCAGGTTTACTAAACACGGCAAATTAGTGTGAGAGTGCAACTACATAAAAGCGCAGATGGGAGTGGAAAGTATTATGGATCTAGAGACAATGctcaaattaaaatacatatccATAACGATCAATGCAATCAAATGCGTGCTTAATAAATGATGCAAATACCAGTAAATCACAttgcatgattcatttaaatactctGCCGCCATAAATCatgcatctgaaagggaaacttaCAAATTCATATGCAGTAAGGTCAGCTGTAAAAATAACTATGCCTTTTCAACACAAATTTTTCACTGCGAGTCTTAGTAAATTCTGACAGTAGTTTTTGTAAAGAGGGTTTGCGCTGATGCAAGCTgatagtaaatctggccctaaaaCTCCTTCACTAAATGAAGTCGAACAACAAAAGGTCAATAAATGGAGAAGGCATACCGTCAGAAGGTAAAACTATTACtcaaacaattttattttgtattgatAAATAACTTTGTGACCTATgtcaacaaaatatatacatacaccaCTTAAAACCCTGTGATTCTGATATTTtccagcaataaaataaatacatttaaaaaatgtaaatataccgCATTACATGTGTATCACTTCTCcaaatgatttcagttatttcaaaagGTCCTTACAGCCTAAAACAGCAAAAGAACCAAAATCCACAACGACACCggccaaacaaaaaaattagtAAACAAcaggataaaaacgacagatcatttccatgtttttgccatAAAATGAcgttttattatgtacggaaagcacatactctctctctccctcacagacgcACAAacatacagtttgcacacacgttAACATACCTCGCtcatgttgttagcgctactctggcgattttatcagtaacagtttaacaacttaaaaactacatgacttctcacaagcgaagTAACAACAACAGCGCTGTTCGTGAAgaaagtttcactataactagagacattgctgccgaacagtTTTGAGAGACTCACAGAGGTAAACTCTCTCtctaataatttattaactGCATTATTGTAACTGCAGTTATTAACTGCATTCGTctgctatcaacggctcaaACCTCCGTTACGAGGTCTataatgacgttttggaattagcaacgaaGGCATTGGATGAGATGCAGAAGAAATTAATCCTACTCACAAGAGTTTCAAGTACAAAAACCGGacaaatgccttgaaatatattatCTGATCGAGGTCTTGAGGTGTGgtaaccgtagtataagcggaataattgacttcggcctgttgaattattagaaaataatgcacacccgaggctTTGCATCGTGGCCGcgtcaccacctcgggtgtgcattattttctaaGAATTCCTTACATAACAGCTATTTGTGCATATtcctattttatatttacaagtATTTTCCTACAATTAATTATCAATTCAGCAGATGGTGTTGAAAACATAATACTGTTTATAATGATTTTAACTGTTGGATTTATACCCTACTGATGGAAAGAAACATTTGGGAATTAGATGATGCTCAGCATGAATCCCACGAGATTGTTACCTCGAAGCTTTTGCGGAGTGCATCAATGCCAAGATAGAAGAGCATCTGCCACGTCTGCTCTTCTGCTCGCAGCTTCAGCCAGATTCTGTGCAGCCGCTCGTACAGGTGAATTCCTAGACACGTCAGCACCTCCTCCTGTGCGATATCTATGGTCTTCGCGTGTCTCTCTCGACGCCTGTAAATGATCCAAACACTCTTTATGAAGGTATATCTACAATAATAGAAAAGCTAATGCATCCAATTTCCAGTTGATGATATGGTGTGACTTTAATGCTCGTTACACAGCATCAAACAAACTCCATAAGGACTGGAACACTCACTCATAACCCCCGGCGAACTCTGGTTCTGCACGGCCCAGTAAGTGTGCGATGAAGTCAGTTTCACAGCAGACGTGGATGTGGCGCTCATGGGGGCAGCAGCGTAACCCCTCATACAGAGCTGCACAGTAGCCCTTCTCTTTACTGCAGTCCAGATCTCCTACCAGGATGTTATATGCTCTCAGAACCTTGTTCTTACAGTCCGTACAGAACCTGAGAATGATATTGCAGAAAGAGGCAACcaataaaaatcagtaaaaaatacatttttgtcacTGAGCCAATTAAGAGAAATATGTTGAGGTCACAAAATCACAATTTCTCACCGGTGTTTGCGCAGGTACGTCTCCAGAGTCTCCAGCAGAGaggtgctgtcaatcaaaaccACTTCATCACGACACTCCTGTGACATCAGCTCCCACACGTCCATCCAGCTGCCTCTGCGGAACCATAACCATGGTTACCAAACAACCTACTGATACGGTCACTTATATCTCTACCAGGATCAGAAATGTACTTTTCCATTAAGGGGCAATATTTTCCCAAGGACTAATTTCCAGCAGCATCTTTTTTTTGCCCTTTGTAAGAGCAATTTTTATAATTACCTCATTAAATGAATCCGTTTTGCTTTTGTgtcaaataattgtatttataaaattaattccGTATAGGCGGTTACCAATGCATCTGACATGGTACGTTTATTCACACAGACTGCTTATGCATTCAACAACTGCATAATGTTACGTGATCAAGGTAAGTTACCTCATCTTACATAAAACTAGGGTTGTTctgattccgatactagtattggaaattccaccgataccacaaaaaattctggcatctgTATCGgtgagtacttgaacccatgtaccgatccgataccattttcttaaacagGACCTAGTTATGCCCACTAGCTTTGGTCTTACATGTAGCatgtcaattctgcatggtatgtaaaTTATATTCTTTGCTGTATTGTCCTGCCAAGATAACGGAGTTGCTTTGGAATTaatcagcttttaagaactgccgggttctccggtagtaggcagagctaatgcgcaaacgacaaatTCATTGGCTGGCGGTCACCTATTATTGTCCCCGTTttaatttcagcaaatcagtttgagccaatgcagacaacgtgattaatattcatgaatccagcagctcgttaatccttagtgcattttatattgttcttagtagaattcatagtacgattattttatcagtattattgatagtcgtcaataatatatatataaaaatggtgaagcacaccataaaataattgtatcagttCATACAGgtctagtagtacatacagctgtataaccagatacacacccaggtatcggatcagtactcagtattggccgataccctgagcctaggtatcggaatcgatatcgggaagggaaaaagggtatctgAACATCTCTACATAAaacggggaaaaaaaaaaaatcaggaactgtaatatgacaaaaatcattggTTATCGCCCTCTtgtaatgattattaatttttattcaacagttgTAATcgatttagttttatttctgtAGGGGCATTTTTTGACCCTTTACGTTGAATTTGGgaggcattttttatttttccattttggTGGCATTTTTGCCCTAAGCACCCATTAATTTCTGACCCTGACCACTATCAGTATTActaaaaatgttcatattttcattGATTTCTTAGTTCAAAAATGTACATAAGAACAACATTGGTCAAATTTGTTTGGTTATGTTGTCAAGGAAGCACAAAAGAAGAAACTCATCTCAAACACCAAATATCACATGATTAAAAACAAAGCGTTACTGACTCACCCTAAAGGCTTCGGTTTGTGAGTGTCTAAAGAGTGCAGCTGACAGCGTTTATTCTTTTTACTCTTGGGAATGGAATCAATTACGTTGTTTAACTTTGACCTACAACAAGAAAAAGCACACataattaaagtgaaaaacaacaACCAAATCATACAGGCAAAAGAAAAACTAACAGGCAAAAAAGGGTTGAAGCTCAATTTCATTGGATCCTGGACGAGCCCCCACTTTGTTACAAACTCTCATTAAATGGCTCGAAAAAGCAAGATTATGTAACAAACTAGGATGAGTACGATGTAATTGTTCAAGACTATTTATTCACTCACTCAACATATATCAATTGCGACAAACTTATCAACCAAGTAACCGTTTGACATAACGGACAACTACTaacaagaaaggaaaaaaaaaaaaaaaaaaacattggccATGATGATGATTAATAGTTAGTATTTTCCCTGCCCATCATTCcaccttgaaaaaaaaaaaaattacaaaaagtttttctttggaataacTTGCACAGTGCAAAACACACAAAGAccagaaacatttaataaaaagtaaattagGTCAGTTTTGATTTTAATGTGGACTTCAGTTGGTCTGAGGCAAATTTTGGACACTAAACATTGTCTGTAGCACTTACCCATGAACATAAAAGAGCGTGTAGAGCTTCCTGGGGTCTGTGAGACACGCTCGTGTGACTGACAGCACTCCAGAGGATCCCACAGTGAGCGGTTCCAGTGCAAAATATCCAGAGTCCGTGAGCTGAGAGAACAGACGCTCCACGCTGCGCCGGCAGCCCACGCACGGCACCGACTGAGACAGAGCGCTGAACACCTCACGAGACATCACCATCAACGCCATGTTCAGGTCCTGCTGCTTTAGCATGCTGTGATGCTGGTGGACCAAAAACACAGGTGGGAAAGTGAAGCTGGAAGCCATAGAAGTCTGACAcactataatttttttctttttgcattcTGTGCCTCTGTCAAGcagagtacacacacatattttatatgtacataaaaacttttattttggatgccaTTAATCCTTACCCAGCAATAAAGTTAACAAATTAAAGGCAGTACAATAAATACTACCActtagggctgtgcgatatgcatgcgcatctcattagtaaagccggttccgtgatta
This genomic window contains:
- the ggnbp2 gene encoding gametogenetin-binding protein 2 codes for the protein MARLVAVCRDGEEDYLFLARQIPLYIDDSLTMVMEFPDSILDFDNYQINSSQMKQFIEHHSMLKQQDLNMALMVMSREVFSALSQSVPCVGCRRSVERLFSQLTDSGYFALEPLTVGSSGVLSVTRACLTDPRKLYTLFYVHGSKLNNVIDSIPKSKKNKRCQLHSLDTHKPKPLGGSWMDVWELMSQECRDEVVLIDSTSLLETLETYLRKHRFCTDCKNKVLRAYNILVGDLDCSKEKGYCAALYEGLRCCPHERHIHVCCETDFIAHLLGRAEPEFAGGYERRERHAKTIDIAQEEVLTCLGIHLYERLHRIWLKLRAEEQTWQMLFYLGIDALRKSFEMAVERVQGISRLEQLCEELSEEERAKELKQEKKRQKRKNRRKNKCGFEQEAEGEKDKSLEEGSSESVDGGCKSCGSGEESVGSVEVIITSESSSCTCPAASILHSPKTKKALLPHSNGSDCGYCSSMEGSETGSREGSDVACTEGMCNHEETGEYSCSHRCLEEKEEDAVDSCVECWANSEDNTKGKNKKKKRKNKASLCRGEHGPKVEESCVSDGSRRESGSPAVHESPSPSPHLCRSKETPCCESYESFSHHVSSSRHFHSQPVLPDTCAQENSCTKSLMELLNESEVTSDEENCLTQDEIQSFVENNKSFYRTRDQYRQHLKDRFTKYCRGEWLPATSVN